Within the Vibrio sp. DW001 genome, the region CGCGTTATCCGCAGAAGCCATCACGCTGGCAGAGGCTATCGGTCTAGATTTCGATACAGCAATGGCAGTAATGAGCGGCACTCCAGCAGGTAAAGGACACTTCACTACAACGTGGCCGGGTAAAGTTTTGTCTGGCGATTTATCTCCAGCGTTTATGGTTGACCTAGCACATAAAGACCTCGGCATCGCACTTGATTTGGCTAACCAAGTTAATGTTCCAATGCCATGTGGTGCTGCTTCTCGTGAGCTTTATAGCATCACTCGTGCTGCAGGCCGTGGACGTCAAGATTGGTCTGCGATACTGGAACAACTACGTGTTACTTCTGGTCTAGAACCAAAGATTAAATAATCACGCGTTAGCAAATTTCATTATCAATACTAGCAGAGGCCAATAACGTGGAACTTACCATTACCTCTTGGGGGGCTGTAGAAGGTCAGGACAAACCTGTTCAACTTTTTACACTGACCAATAAAAACGGCGTGAAGATATCGGTCACCAACTATGGTTGTATCGTCACTTCAATTGAGACACCAGATCGAAATGGCAACGTAGCCGATGTCGTTTTGGGATACGAAAGCTTAGAGAAGTATCTTAGTGGTCATCCATTCTTTGGTGCCATTGCTGGCCGTTTCGCTAACCGTATCAAAGATGGTAAGTACGCTTTAGATGGTGAACAGTTTCAACTAGAAACCAATGAACCACCTACCGTACAACATCTGCACGGCGGTTTAATAGGATTCGACAAATACGTTTGGGATTACTCGATTGAAGAGGCGCAAGAAGGAACTTTCGTCCACTTTAGCCGCGTGTCACCTGATGGTGAGTCCGGTTACGGTGGCACATTGAGTGTTGTTCATACGGTTGGTCTAGATGAAGAAAATCAGGTTCACTACAATTTTAAGGCCACGACTGACAAGCCAACTGTTGTTAACCTTGTGAACCATAGCTACTACAATCTCGGTGGCCATGATTCCGGCACAATAGACGACCACGCATTAAAAATTCATGCTGACTTCTATACGCCAGTTGCGGAAAACATGATCCCAACAGGCGAAATTTTGTCCGTTAAAAACTCTGGACTGGACTTTACCTCAATGACAACGATTCGTGAGAATAAGCCTAACGTTCCGGATGGTGCATATGACCACAACTACATCTTGCACAATCGAGAGGTGGAAGGTGAATATGTTTTAGCCGCCGAATTATATGAGCCAAATAGTGGCCGTTTGATGGCAGTGCTAACCACCCAACCTGCGATACAGTTCTATAACGGTTCCAAGTTATCTAACAAACCTTGGTTTGCTCGTAATGGTTACAAGTATGAAGCGTTTGCCGGCATGTGTTTGGAAACGCAACACTACGCCGATAGTCCGAACCAAACCCACTTTCCGACAACTCGCTTGAATCCAGGCGAAATTTTCGAAGAAAAAACGATCCACCGCTTCAGCATTAAATAAACGGCAGTTTTAACAACACATGTAAAGACGCTCATCATTGAGCGCCTTTTTTATAGAGCTAAAAATACCAGTCCCCCTTTGTAACGCTGTCCGGCTAGGTTATCTATTCCTGTGATCCTCACAAAACCAGCGTCATCTCCACGAAAGTGTCGATCTAAACCCACCCAGATTCTCTTTTTCACGGGAATAACGAGCAGTCAGAGTACTGACTTAACTGTATCGAATACGATGTTTTCTCTGTGATTGATTGTGTTTTAGTGCTCATTAATGTCCATTTGTGATTGTTTTTGTAAAAAATGCTACATAACTAACAGATTTAAAATCTACAACCTGATAATTTCAGTCATAACAGACAGTAAACAGAATCACTCAAAACGCCAAGACATGAATAACTAAGCGTTGCCCCATGATGTCGGGGCTATCTCAACTTAAAACACATCATAATTGTTGTTTTGCTTTCGATATTGACCTTTACTGTATTTAATTAGAACTTAACACACACCTTTACTTTCAAAACTGTAATTACTTGGTTTGTTAAGCTTCGCTCTATCTTATTATTTGTTTTCACTAGAGGAAATATTGTATGAAGTGGATTAACACCAGATCCCATAATTCTTGGTTAGAAACTGAAACAGATCGAATTTTTGATTTTGGAAGAAAAGCGGTAGTTCCAAATGGATTTGGTTGGGTCGGCAATAACGGCAGCATTCGTGAAGAAATGGGAACACGACTATGGATCACGGCAAGAATGCTACATTGTTATTCTCTCGCCGCTTTAATGGGTCGCCCAGGCGCATATGACCTTGTTGAACATGGTATTGCTGCATTAGAAGGGCCATTGAAAGATAACACCCATGGTGGTTGGTACGCCACGATAGATAACGAAGGCAACGGTATTGTTGATGCATCAAAACAAGGCTATCAACACTGCTTTGTTTTATTAGGTGCCGCAAGCGCAGTAACCACTGGGCACCCGCGTGCTCAAGCTTTATTAGATGAAGCGATTAAGGTTGTTGAGCAATACTTCTGGAGTGAAGAAGAGCAAATGTGCCTTGAGTCTTGGGACGAAACATTCTCAGAGACGGAAGACTATCGTGGTGGTAACGCCAGCATGCATGCCGTTGAAGCCTTCTTAATTGTTTATGATGTAACAAAAGATACAAAGTGGCTAGACCGAGCACTGCATGTTACTGAGTTTATGATTCACAAAACAGCAAAAAGCCTCAACTATCGTGTTAATGAGCACTTTGACTCTAACTGGAATCCGTTGCCAGACTACAACAAAGAAACACCGGCAAGCCACTTCCGCGCTTACGGTGGTACCCCTGGTCACTGGATCGAGTGGGGACGCCTAATCTGTCATCTTCGCGCGACACTACTAGAGATTGGAGCAGAAGCACCAGAGTGGTTGTTAGAAGATGCCAAAGGCCTATTTGATGCAACCGTTCGAGATGCTTGGTCTGTTGATGGCGCACCGGGTTTTGTTTACTCCGTTGATTGGGACGGCAAACCAGTTGTACGTGAACGTATTCGTTGGACACCTGTAGAAGCGATTGGAACCGCTTATGCGCTTTACACCGTAACGGGTGATAAGAAGTACGAAGAGTTCTATCAAACATGGTGGAATTACTGCCGTACTTACCTGATGGATTATGAAGGTTGCTCATGGTGGCAAGAGCTTGATTCGAATAACGTAGTTTCAGCCAAAGTATGGGATGGTAAGCAAGATATTTATCACCTAATGCACTGCTTAGTGATTCCACGACTACCGTTAACCCCAGGTTTAGCACCTGCACTAGCAGCCGGGCTATTGGATCAAGACATGAAGTAAATTTCCACCACTTTACTGGCATTTTATAGTTGGATATTAAGAGATGATGGCGTGTAGCTGTCATCTTTTTTTTGTCCCCTTCTAAGAAAAGGCAGTCGACTAACTCGTAGAGTGACAAGATGTGTTCTAGCACTCACTTTTGTCCATTATTGATTGTTTTTGTCGTAAAATGATACATATCTAACAGAAATGAAATCAAATGACTGATAATTTCTACATTATCAAACAAATGAAGAGGATTATCTCAAATGCCTTACCTATCCGGCAAAACAATGATTAAAGAAGCGTGGGAAAACGGCTACGCTATCGGTGCATTCACAGCTCACAACCTAGAAACCATCAAAGCGGTACTTCTAGCAGCGCAAGAAGAGCAGTCACCTTTTATGTTGCAAATTGGTCAAAAAGCCATTAACGAAATTGGTATGAAACCGCTTCGTGACGCAGTAGATTCTCTTATTCAACACCACAACATCACTGTTCCAGTCTGTATTCATCTCGACCACAGCCGTAAGTTTGAACAGTGCATGGAAGCGGCAACACGTGACTTCCAGTCACTGATGTTTGACGGTTCTGCGCTACCTTTCGAAGAGAACATCCGTATAACAAAAGCGGTGGTTGAAGTAGCAAGAGCGCTTGACCTTGGTTCAGAAGGTGAGATTGGCAAGATCGGCGGCACCGAAGATGACATCACTGTTGATGAAAAAGACGCGATGATAACAACGGTTGCTGAAGCACTCGATTTCTCTGAGCGCACAGGTGTTGATTATCTAGCAGTCTCTATCGGTACTGCTCACGGCGTGTATAAAACAACACCAGAACTTAAGTTTGACCGTCTAACTGAAATCAAAGATGCAGTGAAAAAACCTATCGTTCTACACGGTGGTTCAGGCGTGCCAGATGATCAGGTTATCGAAGCGGTTAAGCGCGGTGTTGCAAAGATAAACGTGGATACTGAGCTGCGTCAAGGCTTTATCAAAGGCGTACAAGCACACTGGGCTGACAACGAAAATGACTTTATTCTTGCAGACGCAAACAACGCCGGTATCGCCTCTATGATGGAAGTGGTTAAGCACAAGATCCGCCTGTTCGGTTCAAACGGTAAAGCTTAATAAAAGTCACTCTTATTTAGGGAGTTCGCTCCCTAAATAATGTCAGAAATGTGACATGAAATATGCAGATAATGACAAGCATTGTTTGGATGTGAAAAGCATCACGGTCAATTTTAACCAAAATGCTAAAATTTCGCCAAACAAAACGGATAATTAGTAAAAAATAAGCTTAGTCATAAAGAGCACAGGAAGTGCTTAATAGGCGTGAACTAACTCTACAGAATATCAGCCCCAAATTATTGATTTAATTATAATAAGTCAACGTTTGCAATGCTAAGTTCTAATGGTGACTCTATGTTTAAGAGTATTGAAAACGCGTTAAATAAGATTAACGCACCTATAGCAAATTTTACGGCTCAGTTATCAGGTATCTTATTATTAGTAATGACTGCCATCGTACTACTTCAAGTCGGCTGTCGTTATATATTAAACATCCCTTTAAGCTGGACTGATGAATCATCACGTTTTCTGATGATTTATATGACTTATCTGTGTCTACCTATCGTTTATTTGCGTGACCAAAACATCGCGATGACATTTATAACAGACAAGTTTAAGAATATGCGTGTTTACCACATTTTTATGATAGTCGCACACGTTGCTGCTCTCATTTTATTCACAATCTGGATCTACTACGGGTACATATTCTTTACCACCGGTGGCGTAATGGCAGATAGCGTGCCAATCCCGATGTATACCATCTACATCATCCCACCTGTGATGTTGGCGTTGTCATGCTTAACTGCTTTTGAAAAGTTAGCAGCGTCGATACACAATTTCATCCATTTTTCTGACCACACAAAGTCAGTTGAAGTAACTGGATAGGACGCCGTATAATGATTTCTCCGATTTTCCTCGTCTATTTCATGACATTCTTGCTCATCGGTGTGCCCGTTCTTTTTGCACTCGGTCTTTCACCAATCATCACGTTTGTTCAAGATGATCAAGTTTTGTTTATTAACATGCTTTATCAACGACTTTACTCTGGTCTTGATAACTTCCTTTTACTTGCTTTACCGTTCTTTATGTTGGCTGGTGAGTGCATGTCGAGCGGTGGTATTACACCTCGCATCGTTTCGTTCGCTCAAACCCGTGTTCAACATATGCGTGGTGGCTTAGGGCACGTCGTTATTATCGCAGCAACGATGTTTGGTGCATTGACAGGCTCTTCTGTAGCGGCGACGTCAGCGATAGGTAATATGCTTATCCCTGAGATGAAAAAGTACAAATACGATCCGGCCTATGCAGCGGCGTTAACCGCAGCAGCAACCGTATTGGGCACTATCATCCCTCCATCCGGTATCATGTTAATTTACGCATTCGTAATGAATACGTCTGTTGCAGCAATGTTCCTTTCCGGTATTGTTCCTGGATTGATTTTCTGCCTAGGTTTGATGCTGGTTAACCGTTTCCAAATCCGTCACTACCCTGACATTCAACCCTTTGAACGTGCATCTAAAGAAGAGCGTCGTAAGAGTATGAAGATGGCGATATTGCCTCTAATGACTCCAGTGATTATTCTTGGCGGCATCTATGGCGGTATATTTACACCAACAGAAGCGGCGGCAGTCGCCGTACTGTATGCCATTATTCTGTCGGTTTATATTCTTAAAGTAAGCACTGTTAAAGCCACATATGCTCTATTTGCAAAAGTATCGGTCAACGCAGCAGCGATTTTAATCATTGTCGCCGCAGCAAGTGGGTTTGCTTCTGCTATCAGCTTCTCTGGTATCTCTAATAGCGTTGCAGATTTCTTTAACGGCATCACTGACAACCCTTATTTACTGTTCTTCATCATTAACATTTTCCTATTTATTGTAGGTATGTTCTTGGATGCGGGCCCCGCGATTCTAATCTTCGCGCCAATCATTGCCCCTATCATGATTGCCGCCGGTATCGACCCAGTGCACTTTGGTGTGGTCATGGTGTGTAACCTTTCTATTGGTTTAGCAACTCCACCTATGGGTCTCGTACTCTTTGTAGCTTCCGGTGTATCTGGTGTACCGCTACAACATATTTCGAAGGCGATTATTCCTTTCCTAGCAATAGAATTTTTAATCATCTTCTTAATTTCGTTCTTCCCTAAACTAGTTATCGGCTTACCGCAGCTACTAGGGGTTATGTAACACCCTCATTGATATACGTGAAATAAAAGCTTTAGCTTTATAATAAAATATATTTTAAAGGAACATAATATGAAAAAAACACTACTTGGATTAGCAACTACAGCAATTCTCGCTTCTGGCGCTGCAACCGCTGCAGACTACAAATTAACGGTACCGCACGTATCGAACCTAGATAGCTATAACCACCAGTCTCTACTTGTATTCAAAAACTATGTTGAGTCTCGTTCTAATGGTGCTATCTCTGTAGATATCTATCCTTCAGGTCAGCTATGTGGCAATGCTAAAGAGTGTCTTGCAGGTATCCAAGCGGGCATGTTTGATTACTTCCAAACGACTATCGCTGAGCTAGCAAACTACTGGCAGCCAATTGGTGCATTTGACTTACCTTATATGCTTCCAAATGACCGTATAGCTGAATGTGTATACGATAATGAAGAATTCCTAGGTGACGTGCGTGGCAACATTTTGAACAACGCTCCTAACTCACGTCTAATGATGGTTTCTAACTCAGGTGGTTGGCGTAACATAGCAACAACGAAAAAACAAGTTAAGACTCCAGAGGATCTTAAAGGCCTGAAACTACGTACTGTACCGGCTAAAATTCAGCAGGAACTTGTTAGAGAACTTGGTGCAGCACCAACACCTATCGCGTGGCCTGAAGTATATACTGCCCTTTCAACAGGTGTTGTAGATGGAACTAAGAATGGTATCGTCGATATCGTACAAAACCGTTTCCAAGAAAGCCTGAACTACATCATTCTTGATGGTCACGCATACATGGGTGGTGCTTGGGTATTCAACGACAAGAAATTCAAGTCGTTCCCAGACGAGTTAAAGCAAGTCATTGTTGATGCTATCGATGCTCAGAATCAATACCTACGTTCTTATC harbors:
- a CDS encoding TRAP transporter small permease, with translation MFKSIENALNKINAPIANFTAQLSGILLLVMTAIVLLQVGCRYILNIPLSWTDESSRFLMIYMTYLCLPIVYLRDQNIAMTFITDKFKNMRVYHIFMIVAHVAALILFTIWIYYGYIFFTTGGVMADSVPIPMYTIYIIPPVMLALSCLTAFEKLAASIHNFIHFSDHTKSVEVTG
- a CDS encoding AGE family epimerase/isomerase; this translates as MKWINTRSHNSWLETETDRIFDFGRKAVVPNGFGWVGNNGSIREEMGTRLWITARMLHCYSLAALMGRPGAYDLVEHGIAALEGPLKDNTHGGWYATIDNEGNGIVDASKQGYQHCFVLLGAASAVTTGHPRAQALLDEAIKVVEQYFWSEEEQMCLESWDETFSETEDYRGGNASMHAVEAFLIVYDVTKDTKWLDRALHVTEFMIHKTAKSLNYRVNEHFDSNWNPLPDYNKETPASHFRAYGGTPGHWIEWGRLICHLRATLLEIGAEAPEWLLEDAKGLFDATVRDAWSVDGAPGFVYSVDWDGKPVVRERIRWTPVEAIGTAYALYTVTGDKKYEEFYQTWWNYCRTYLMDYEGCSWWQELDSNNVVSAKVWDGKQDIYHLMHCLVIPRLPLTPGLAPALAAGLLDQDMK
- a CDS encoding aldose epimerase family protein produces the protein MELTITSWGAVEGQDKPVQLFTLTNKNGVKISVTNYGCIVTSIETPDRNGNVADVVLGYESLEKYLSGHPFFGAIAGRFANRIKDGKYALDGEQFQLETNEPPTVQHLHGGLIGFDKYVWDYSIEEAQEGTFVHFSRVSPDGESGYGGTLSVVHTVGLDEENQVHYNFKATTDKPTVVNLVNHSYYNLGGHDSGTIDDHALKIHADFYTPVAENMIPTGEILSVKNSGLDFTSMTTIRENKPNVPDGAYDHNYILHNREVEGEYVLAAELYEPNSGRLMAVLTTQPAIQFYNGSKLSNKPWFARNGYKYEAFAGMCLETQHYADSPNQTHFPTTRLNPGEIFEEKTIHRFSIK
- a CDS encoding TRAP transporter large permease, producing the protein MISPIFLVYFMTFLLIGVPVLFALGLSPIITFVQDDQVLFINMLYQRLYSGLDNFLLLALPFFMLAGECMSSGGITPRIVSFAQTRVQHMRGGLGHVVIIAATMFGALTGSSVAATSAIGNMLIPEMKKYKYDPAYAAALTAAATVLGTIIPPSGIMLIYAFVMNTSVAAMFLSGIVPGLIFCLGLMLVNRFQIRHYPDIQPFERASKEERRKSMKMAILPLMTPVIILGGIYGGIFTPTEAAAVAVLYAIILSVYILKVSTVKATYALFAKVSVNAAAILIIVAAASGFASAISFSGISNSVADFFNGITDNPYLLFFIINIFLFIVGMFLDAGPAILIFAPIIAPIMIAAGIDPVHFGVVMVCNLSIGLATPPMGLVLFVASGVSGVPLQHISKAIIPFLAIEFLIIFLISFFPKLVIGLPQLLGVM
- the dctP gene encoding TRAP transporter substrate-binding protein DctP; the protein is MKKTLLGLATTAILASGAATAADYKLTVPHVSNLDSYNHQSLLVFKNYVESRSNGAISVDIYPSGQLCGNAKECLAGIQAGMFDYFQTTIAELANYWQPIGAFDLPYMLPNDRIAECVYDNEEFLGDVRGNILNNAPNSRLMMVSNSGGWRNIATTKKQVKTPEDLKGLKLRTVPAKIQQELVRELGAAPTPIAWPEVYTALSTGVVDGTKNGIVDIVQNRFQESLNYIILDGHAYMGGAWVFNDKKFKSFPDELKQVIVDAIDAQNQYLRSYPKHREYTAYEEFKKADGTVYSPTAAEKAEFQKAAAPVRDYFAKTAGADGQVWLERFQNEIKTCEAKIAAEYKVQFK
- a CDS encoding class II fructose-bisphosphate aldolase, coding for MPYLSGKTMIKEAWENGYAIGAFTAHNLETIKAVLLAAQEEQSPFMLQIGQKAINEIGMKPLRDAVDSLIQHHNITVPVCIHLDHSRKFEQCMEAATRDFQSLMFDGSALPFEENIRITKAVVEVARALDLGSEGEIGKIGGTEDDITVDEKDAMITTVAEALDFSERTGVDYLAVSIGTAHGVYKTTPELKFDRLTEIKDAVKKPIVLHGGSGVPDDQVIEAVKRGVAKINVDTELRQGFIKGVQAHWADNENDFILADANNAGIASMMEVVKHKIRLFGSNGKA